CCATCACCATTTGGCCGCGGGCTAGCTAGGCCCGCTTGAGGAAAACTGGCAGCTGCGTCCCCACAGCTTCCGCACCGAGCGACGTCCCGCAACGAGCCAGCTCTGCTCAGGTACGCCGACGCCGAACGAGAAGTCCATGGGCAGACGCGAGCCCCGGGTGGAGGTGGGCAGCCAGGAGAGACATCCGCTGAAGGGGATGCCGCATCCGTCTCGCCCGAGAAATTCACATGACCACTCGTTGAACCGTAAACATGGCACGCCGATGAGAACGGCGAACCCTCAGCCGAAGTCTGCATAGTGCCGTCGTCTGCGAGGGGCGACCAAGAAGACGGCATCCGCCCCGCTGCCCTAAGGCCTGAGGcggtcggcgcctcgccctcgccgacgAGTACCCCGCTCAGACTGCGGTCGCCAGTTTGTTTCCCTGGCGCCCGGGCTTGTGCTACCGCCGCCGGATTGGGGAGTGAGGACCCCCACGGGTAAAACGACATGGCTACCGCGGTGAGAGACGTGGAAGAAAAACGACGGAAAAGACTTGCGCATGCCCAGAAAACCTAGAGCCTTCAAACAGGGAACGACGTGTTAGCCATAAAATAAAACACTCACTGAAAAACGAAGACACCTATGCAGCTCTGGTCCGATTTGCACACATCGGAGCCCCCATCACAGTAAAAGCTGCACGCCCTCATGCGCGGGATGCCCAGAGTGGCTGCTACCATAGTAGCATGACCCCAGAGGATCACGatcagaggagagagaggtgGAAATAAGCTTTCTGAAGCCGCAACAGGGAGTAGAAATCGCGTGTGAACCGGGGGTATGCGAGGCCACCTGTCTGCCGCACACTTACGAGGCGCTTTGTGTCGGGCGTGCCCTCCGCAAACAAGGAAGCCGAAGTCGAGGCATGGAACAGAAAGAAGAGCTAACGTACCAATGAAAAAGCCTAATGGGAGATAACCTCGTGAAGTGGCGGAAGGAAGTTTGCGCGAGTAGCTGCGTTTCGGTAACTTCCTCGCTCACACGAgtgcgccgcagctggcgtCTGTGGCGCACAAAACCGCATCATCTTCCAGATGAATGGGAAGGCAACTAGAGAGTTCTCAGTGATGCCGCATGGCCGTATGAAAATGCGATGATGCCTCGAGAAGACACCAACACCCTTTCCCCATTTAGTTTACGCTGCACTGCATGTCGCAAGTGAACGCAGCACTAGAACACGAGAAGGGCTGAAGGAGCCGCTAACACATGTAGAGAGCCACATGAAAAAACGGATATAACGCCGATATCAGACAAGGTCATTCTTTTGGCATATCCTGGTCTTGCAATCAAAAGCAAACAAAGGGAAAACGAATGCTGACGACAAAGCATGCAGGGACCAAGATGGTCCCGTTCGTGCTAGTAAAAGCGTCAGCCACGGACCAAAAAAAAACCTGCCTATGCACATCTTCTCCAAAATCCTCAATCCCGTGCGGAATCACATGACTTAATAGAGAGTAAGACTACAATGCTAAGGAGGGCAGTTGTCAGGGAGCCGAAACTCACGCAGCCACTGGCGTGCGTCACAGCGGCTGGCAGCCTACCAGGGTCGCCGCACCCTTTGGGTAATCTTCCCGAAGCACGGGACGATGCTTCTGGGCAGGAGGATTCCGTGGGGTGGAAGGATCCGTCCTGCGCCTCACGCACTTTTCCAACAGGACACAACCGACCTAATAAGATTCTTTCACAAGCGATTCGCAAGAGGTGCTGAAACTGGTAGAGACGGTATCGCATTTCCGTGTTTGCGGAGATACACCATAGTGAGCACGAGGAGTCTTCAGTGCCGGAGCATGGCTTTCAGTGCTACGGAAACAACAAGTAGGAACTACGATGGTGGCAATGTGGTAGATGCTGGCAGTGCTGTAGAGAGGTCTCATTGGGCACCGTCTGGCTGGCCTTTCACAAGCCATGTTGGGATCTATTACCGCAGGAAACATATTTGGTAGTTCATACACCCGTCTGGCAAGGTCATGATTGAAAGCAGGAAGTATAAAGCTTAGGTCTGTGGCGCGTCTCTCGTTCATCGTCCCTGCAAACCTGACGCTTCGCGCGTTCCGGAAGACGGAGCGGCTCCCGCGTCTCCCATTATACCCACAAAGCAGTTCTATAAAACGACCAACAACGATATTGTCGGTCTGCGACAATGAAAATGTCGTATTCAGGAGGGTcccacgcaggcggcgacacACATATGTTGTAGTCCTGCTCTCGATGAGAAGCTTGCTGAAGGATGCCGGAAGTCGTTTCTGGCGGTCAAGCATCATCAGTGTTTATCGAACTCTTCTGTGCCTGCCATCAGTAGATTAAGTGTCATATCTAGAGTCTGCCCGTCACGATCTAACCTGCCTCCGAGCCTGCCTCAATTCATAAACCAGGCGCTCATTACGGAGCAAGGCCCACTCTACAAGCTCAGTAAATATCTTCATCTCGAGCCCTTCGAACTGCAGGAATCGCAACGTCATGTAGCGTCAAAATCAGCAAGCCAGTCGCCTTACATCTAGTGAATCCAGCTCGTCAATAGCCTTTTGCAGCATCGCCGCAAATTCGTCAGCCCTGCTCGGTTGGATTCACATGTTGCCCCATCCACTAGCCTGGAAGTTTGCATTACTTTATCGGTTCCCCGCCAACAAACTCCGGCTGATACGCCATTGTGACTCCTTTCTATAAGCTGGCGCTACGTTAACACGACAGATACGGCCAACTCTATATGTAAAGTCTCGGTTGTTTCGTCAAAACTCGCTGATGCCTGCAAATCCAGGTGCCAACGCCACTGACACTGCTCGGCTACTGGAGCAGCTCTTCAGTCTTGCCCCATAAAGAAACAGGATGGAAAAGTTCAACAGGCGACAACCGGAATCCCCATCACGCGAGCATGTCGGCACTACAGCGCAGGACAAGGACCACTGAATTCCCACTAAGTGAGCGGTGTACATCCAGCACCCTCAAATCCGGGAACAGGCCAACAgactgtgtgtgtgtgtgcgatCTGTATGTAAAAGCAACAGAAGGTGCGAACGGCAAAAGCTCAGCGCCGGCCGCCATGCTAGGGAAAATCGATAATTCAACGTGTCAGCTGTTTGTTTTCTTGGCATTCTCGGCGATCCCTTGCGAAGGTCTCCCTCCGGCTAAAACCTGCAAACGTTTTCTGCGGCGAACCGTAGTGGCCACGGCGTGGAACACCAAAATCACTGATGCACACGATACACGTATCACGACCACAGTAAGACAGAGGATGCGAGACGCTACAATCGACGGAATTGGCCTGCAGTTGAAAAGAACGAAATTTCTGGAAATAAGATTCAAACTCGGAACTTGAGGGGATGAGCAAAAGCTGGGCTCGCAAGCAAAGGTGCGCCATATGGGGGGTCTGCTGAATGACTCAGTTTGATGAagcctctctgctgctgaGGGCCTGACTCAGAGAGACCCGGCATTCGCCAGCGATGGGTCCCAATGTTACGAGGTAGCAGATGTGATGAAGAGTAAAACTTATTCGCGCTCACGTCAACGAGAAGCCACTTGCACTAAACTTCAACAATTCTTTGCCCGCCTATTCATTATCCTGGCCGTAACACTCATTCACCATAACGGAAGGACGCACCATCTGCCTTCCGATGTGCCCAATCCACGACTCCTTTTCTTGGTTGTTGTCGGCTATAAGAAAAAAGACGCGATTTGGAGTGTCCACTCGAAAAGCATTCTCTTTCTGTATGTCCTCATCCGCACTCTTCACGGTACTGCAGTCTCTCAAGTAAAGAACCTGCAAAAAGCACACACGCCGGTACCAGAAAAAACGGTCTTTATGCACCTCATCACGCTCGCGTGAGCCATAGCTGCGCCAGCATAATGCACACCTCTTGTGTCACGATGGTGACATTCGTACGTCATCCATGCCCAATACTGTGTGTCGCCTGGTCCGACTAGCATT
The Besnoitia besnoiti strain Bb-Ger1 chromosome VIII, whole genome shotgun sequence genome window above contains:
- a CDS encoding AtPH1 family protein (encoded by transcript BESB_085370), which encodes MNPFQSSSSDITIGRGDVVKEGWLCKQSKFLKDWRRRWFVLTPYCLCSYKTSDIYRSKPTEVLYLRDCSTVKSADEDIQKENAFRVDTPNRVFFLIADNNQEKESWIGHIGRQMVRPSVMVNECYGQDNE